The nucleotide window GCCAGCCGGTCATGCAGAAGTATTTCGAGAACGAATTGATCACGAGCGCCTGCGGCGAGAGCTCAGCCGCGGTCACGGCTGGAAACGCATAGTCGAGGCCGTGATAGATCTCGTCGGAAATGAAGCGGATGCCCGCGCCTTCCGCCGCGTTGATCAGGTCGGTGAGCGCTTCGCGCGACATCATCGTTCCCGTCGGATTGGCGGGGCTGCCGACCAGCACGCCCTTCAGCGGCGCCTTGCGATGCGCCGCCAGCAACGCCTCTCCCGTCAGCGCATGGCGTGTCGCGCTCGACGTCTCGATCAGCACCGGCTCGCAACCGAGCGCGGTCAGAATGTGCCGGTAGGGTGGATAACCCGGCACCGTGACCGCCACGCGGTCGCCCGGCTCGAACATCGACAGGAACGCCAGAATGAATCCACCGGACGAGCCGGTCGTGATCACGATCCTGTCGGGCTCGACCGCGCAGCCGTACGTATCGCGGTAGTGCCTGGCAATCCGCGCACGCAGCGTGGGCATGCCGAGCGCGGAGGTGTAGTCGATCCGCGCCTCATCGAGCGCCGCATGCGCGGCCGCGATCGCCGTTCTGGGCGCGGGCGCCGCCGGTTGTCCCACTTCCATGTGAATGACATGGCCGCCGGCCGCTTCGATGCGAGCTGCGGCCGCCATCACGTCCATCACCATGAAGGGCGGAACGTCGCTCCTAGCCGAGGGGGTTAGCAGCGCTTTCGCGCGGTCTCTAAGTGTCGATTCCAGCATCGATATCTGCTATGTGCACGGGCGCCGTCCGAATTCGGGTTCCCGAACCGGTTAGCGCCCCAGACTGGCCGTATTCGGTGGCTTGTTATAGCGTTTTCAAGCGAAGCGATACCGGCTCGGGTGAAAAACGCGTTGAAACAACAAATTGGGACCCGTTTCTGATCTAATCGGAAACCGAACCGGCGTCCGGCAAACTCCGGATGCACCGAGGATCGCCAAAAGACCGCTCATGCTGCTCCGCATCGCCCCACGCAAGAA belongs to Bradyrhizobium icense and includes:
- a CDS encoding pyridoxal phosphate-dependent aminotransferase, with the translated sequence MLESTLRDRAKALLTPSARSDVPPFMVMDVMAAAARIEAAGGHVIHMEVGQPAAPAPRTAIAAAHAALDEARIDYTSALGMPTLRARIARHYRDTYGCAVEPDRIVITTGSSGGFILAFLSMFEPGDRVAVTVPGYPPYRHILTALGCEPVLIETSSATRHALTGEALLAAHRKAPLKGVLVGSPANPTGTMMSREALTDLINAAEGAGIRFISDEIYHGLDYAFPAVTAAELSPQALVINSFSKYFCMTGWRVGWMVVPESLVRPIERLQQNLSISVPTLSQIAAEAAFEGREEMEAIKRGYQENRRILIEGLPKAGLTKFLPADGAFYLYVDVSDFTSDSFEFAGRMLEKAHVAATPGVDFDPIHGRSFIRFSYARSVDEMREAVTRIARWLR